In Niallia sp. FSL W8-0635, one genomic interval encodes:
- a CDS encoding CheR family methyltransferase encodes MNNPFLNNDPEVENPDHADIEVNLLLEGIFRLSGFDFRQYNRSSITRRIYYRMKMDNIPTITRLLERVIHEEVFLEQLLNDFSINVTEMFRNPSFFRAFREQVIPHLRKYDEIRIWHAGCATGEEVFSMAILLEEEGLKEKAVIYATDMNENVLQKASKGVFPLHKMQAYTKNYMLAGGTNAFSEYYKTDHQYAYFHSDLLKNIIFAQHNLVTDQSFNEFHVIICRNVLIYFNPVLQNQVHHLFYESLSKEGFLGLGDKETLSFVDVMPKYRELAGGERLYQKMY; translated from the coding sequence ATGAATAATCCATTCCTGAATAACGATCCAGAGGTAGAGAATCCAGATCATGCAGACATAGAAGTGAATCTGCTGCTTGAAGGGATATTTCGATTATCAGGTTTTGATTTTCGTCAATATAACCGATCTTCTATTACGCGCAGGATTTACTACAGAATGAAAATGGATAATATTCCTACGATTACACGATTACTTGAACGAGTGATACACGAGGAGGTTTTCCTAGAACAGCTTTTAAATGATTTTTCTATCAATGTAACGGAAATGTTTAGGAACCCAAGCTTTTTTCGCGCATTTAGAGAGCAAGTAATCCCCCATTTACGAAAGTATGATGAAATCCGGATATGGCATGCGGGTTGTGCTACAGGGGAAGAAGTATTTTCGATGGCTATTTTATTGGAAGAAGAGGGTCTAAAGGAAAAGGCTGTTATATATGCAACTGATATGAATGAAAATGTGCTTCAAAAGGCAAGCAAAGGGGTATTTCCTTTACATAAAATGCAAGCATATACCAAAAATTATATGCTTGCTGGAGGAACAAATGCTTTCTCGGAATATTATAAAACCGACCATCAATATGCATATTTTCATTCTGATCTTTTGAAAAATATTATTTTTGCCCAACATAATTTAGTAACAGACCAATCCTTTAATGAGTTTCATGTCATCATTTGTAGAAATGTACTGATTTATTTTAATCCCGTGCTCCAAAACCAGGTGCACCATCTATTTTATGAAAGTTTGAGTAAAGAAGGTTTTCTTGGTTTAGGAGATAAAGAGACATTAAGCTTTGTTGATGTAATGCCAAAATATAGAGAGCTTGCTGGTGGAGAAAGACTTTATCAGAAAATGTATTAG
- a CDS encoding ATP-binding protein translates to METKFKFGIRSKIILGYIVIILCLLVSVILLNNQIRSLQQERNSIINYDSRIHELTASIEKSVLDMETGQRGFIITGNQSYLIPYNDGKENWEAQFNELYQLMSDKPAQQKNLLEIKDNIENWIRTAGEPTIQFKEQNNTDALNAFFETDSGRDYINEITEKFNSLRDTEKAASANQATKLDKQNNTVTIGLFGALVLISLVAIIIASQISKSIVRTIKEVTGSISTIAASKGIINTRIHVRTNDEIKELADATNQLLDNVEQREWLQSNVADIVMKFQGISSIEALSNMFITELAKKTDASFGAFYVKDTQQKRETYVKAATFAESGDTIGRDTFQLGEGLIGQSAKEQRVIHYKEIPSDYRLIATGLGDVSPRSIIIVPVMFEGDVIAVLELATMTEFTKLQQDLIVGIVETFGLTINSIMGRMEIVRLLNESRAMTEELQVQSEELQTQSEELQSQSEELQMQKEELMATNEQLEDRTREAEAKTKDLEKAKEELEEKTELVIQNSNYKSEFLANMSHELRTPLNSILILSEMLAENDSNRLSAEEMEFANVIHSSGKDLLSLINDILDLSKVEAGKLDVHFGEVSINDITSQLERSFAPVAKQKDVEFIIHKQETLKDILYTDEKRFQQIIKNLLSNAFKFTESGSVTLDVKKKNQMSRSMRELSSEWLEISVSDTGIGIPRDKHKLIFETFQQADGATVRKYGGTGLGLSICREFARLLGGWISLKSSEGKGSIFTLTIPSLPNGIADAKLQISDINVAATMEVKKQEARLEIDKEEQKQEEERNAEIMLSNDKHDDVFKGKKVLIVDDDNRNIFALKTTLEKIGMDVLVAHNGKESLGIIEETPDLDVILMDIMMPNMNGYETMTIIRQTMNLTEIPIIALTAKAMKNDREKCLEAGASDYISKPLDLDQLYSVLRVWLVK, encoded by the coding sequence ATGGAAACGAAATTCAAGTTCGGAATTCGCTCCAAAATTATCCTTGGTTACATTGTTATTATCCTTTGTTTACTTGTATCGGTAATTTTGCTCAATAATCAAATACGATCCCTGCAACAGGAACGTAACTCGATTATTAATTATGATTCTCGCATACATGAATTAACTGCTTCCATTGAAAAAAGTGTATTAGATATGGAAACTGGTCAGCGTGGATTTATAATTACAGGTAATCAAAGCTACTTAATTCCATATAACGATGGGAAGGAAAACTGGGAAGCGCAATTTAATGAACTTTATCAGTTAATGAGTGATAAACCTGCTCAGCAGAAAAATTTATTAGAAATAAAAGATAATATTGAAAATTGGATTAGGACAGCAGGCGAGCCAACAATCCAATTTAAAGAACAGAACAATACAGATGCACTGAATGCTTTTTTTGAGACAGATTCTGGTCGGGATTATATAAACGAGATTACAGAGAAGTTTAACTCGTTAAGAGATACAGAAAAGGCAGCATCTGCAAATCAAGCAACTAAATTGGATAAACAAAATAATACAGTAACTATTGGGCTATTCGGTGCATTAGTTTTGATATCTCTTGTTGCGATTATCATAGCTAGTCAAATTTCTAAATCGATTGTTAGAACGATTAAAGAAGTGACAGGCAGCATTAGTACAATTGCTGCATCTAAGGGCATCATTAACACACGCATTCATGTACGAACCAATGATGAGATAAAAGAGCTGGCAGATGCGACTAATCAGCTTCTTGACAATGTAGAGCAAAGAGAGTGGTTACAGTCTAATGTTGCTGATATTGTCATGAAATTTCAAGGGATTTCTTCCATTGAAGCTTTATCTAACATGTTTATTACGGAACTGGCCAAAAAAACAGATGCTAGTTTTGGAGCATTCTATGTGAAAGATACACAACAAAAAAGGGAAACTTATGTGAAAGCAGCAACATTTGCGGAATCAGGTGATACGATTGGAAGAGACACTTTCCAATTAGGAGAAGGCTTAATTGGTCAAAGTGCCAAAGAACAGCGTGTGATTCACTATAAGGAAATACCAAGTGATTACCGTTTAATCGCAACGGGTTTAGGGGATGTTTCGCCACGTAGCATTATTATTGTCCCAGTTATGTTTGAGGGAGACGTTATTGCTGTCTTGGAGCTTGCAACGATGACTGAATTTACGAAGCTTCAACAAGATCTGATTGTGGGTATAGTAGAAACATTTGGATTAACAATCAATAGTATTATGGGTAGAATGGAAATTGTTCGCTTATTAAACGAATCTAGAGCCATGACCGAAGAGTTACAGGTTCAATCCGAAGAACTACAAACACAGTCAGAGGAATTACAATCTCAGTCTGAAGAGCTGCAAATGCAAAAAGAAGAACTGATGGCTACAAATGAACAACTAGAAGATCGAACAAGAGAAGCGGAAGCGAAGACAAAGGATTTAGAAAAAGCAAAAGAGGAATTAGAAGAGAAAACAGAATTGGTCATTCAAAATTCTAACTATAAATCAGAGTTCTTAGCAAATATGAGCCATGAATTAAGAACGCCATTAAATAGTATTCTCATTCTTTCGGAAATGCTTGCAGAAAATGACTCAAATCGTCTGTCGGCAGAGGAAATGGAGTTTGCGAACGTTATTCATTCTTCTGGTAAAGATCTTCTTTCCCTTATAAATGATATTCTTGATCTTTCAAAAGTAGAGGCAGGAAAGCTCGATGTTCATTTTGGTGAGGTAAGTATTAATGATATTACATCACAATTGGAACGAAGCTTTGCTCCTGTTGCGAAGCAGAAGGATGTAGAATTTATTATACATAAGCAGGAAACACTCAAAGATATCTTATATACAGATGAAAAGAGATTCCAGCAAATAATAAAAAATCTATTATCCAATGCGTTTAAATTTACGGAAAGTGGTTCAGTCACTTTAGATGTTAAGAAGAAAAACCAAATGAGTCGCAGCATGAGAGAATTAAGTAGCGAGTGGTTGGAAATTTCGGTATCAGATACAGGAATTGGCATACCGAGAGATAAACATAAATTAATATTTGAAACATTCCAGCAGGCAGATGGGGCAACTGTGCGTAAATATGGAGGTACTGGTCTGGGGCTATCCATTTGCAGAGAATTTGCTAGATTACTAGGTGGATGGATTTCCTTGAAAAGCTCAGAAGGAAAAGGAAGTATATTTACCCTAACTATTCCAAGTCTTCCAAATGGAATAGCTGATGCAAAGCTCCAAATTAGTGACATAAATGTTGCTGCTACAATGGAAGTGAAAAAACAAGAAGCTCGACTAGAAATAGATAAAGAAGAGCAAAAACAAGAGGAAGAAAGAAACGCGGAAATCATGTTGTCTAATGACAAGCATGATGATGTATTTAAAGGGAAAAAAGTATTGATTGTTGATGATGATAACCGAAATATATTTGCCCTTAAAACAACTCTTGAAAAAATAGGAATGGATGTCCTTGTCGCACACAATGGAAAGGAATCCTTGGGAATTATTGAAGAAACACCTGATTTAGATGTCATTCTAATGGATATTATGATGCCAAATATGAATGGCTATGAAACAATGACTATAATTCGTCAAACGATGAACTTGACCGAAATACCTATTATTGCACTGACAGCTAAAGCAATGAAAAATGATCGCGAAAAATGCTTAGAGGCGGGTGCATCGGATTATATTAGTAAACCACTAGATTTAGATCAATTATATTCAGTTCTAAGAGTATGGCTAGTTAAGTAA